A portion of the Apus apus isolate bApuApu2 chromosome 3, bApuApu2.pri.cur, whole genome shotgun sequence genome contains these proteins:
- the LOC127382427 gene encoding saccharopine dehydrogenase-like oxidoreductase isoform X2, whose translation MYLKYNAKAAEKGVYVVGSCGFDSIPADMGVLYTRDKLQGTLTAVESFLTMNFGPEGSSLHEGTWQSAVYFLADENNLKTIRKKIGYAPVPVIGAKLKKRLVFYNQQFRKYSIPFTPSDVSVVERSQRYLHTELKETPVQYGAYVNIGGLGSVIKLTFAGILLLLLAKFSSGRKLLIKYPEFFSAGYFTKKGPTQKQMDGTSFTMTFFGEGYSEGQDPQNGKPNVKICTEVKGPEPGYVFTPIAMVQAAVSLLEDAACLPKQGGVYSPAAVFCKTKLIDRLNKRGIEFSVISKPEV comes from the exons ATGTACCTGAAATACAATGCCAAAGCTGCGGAAAAAGGAGTATATGTCGTTGGAAGCTGTGGCTTTGACTCTATACCAGCTGATATGGGAGTACTGTACACCAGAGACAAGCTGCAAG GTACCTTAACTGCCGTTGAAAGTTTCCTTACTATGAATTTTGGACCTGAG GGTTCTTCTCTTCATGAAGGTACCTGGCAGTCAGCTGTTTATTTCCTCGCGGATGAAAACAACCTGAAGACAATTCGGAAAAAGATTGGATATGCCCCTGTTCCAGTAATCGGtgcaaaacttaaaaaaag ACTTGTGTTTTACAATCAGCAATTCAGAAAGTACTCCATTCCATTCACGCCATCTGATGTTTCCGTTGTGGAACGGTCTCAGCGTTATCTGCACACAGAGTTGAAGGAAACACCT GTGCAGTATGGTGCTTATGTGAACATAGGTGGTCTTGGCTCTGTTATCAAGTTGACGTTTGCTGGCATTTTACTTCTTCTCCTTGCAAAGTTTAGCTCTGGAAGAAAACTTCTGATAAAA TACCCAgaatttttctctgctggatACTTCACAAAGAAAGGACCAACCCAGAAACAG ATGGATGGAACTTCTTTTACAATGACTTTTTTTGGTGAGGGTTACAGTGAGGGGCAAGATCCCCAGAATGGCAAACCAAATGTAAAGATCTGCACGGAAGTCAAGGGACCAG aGCCTGGCTATGTTTTTACGCCGATTGCAATGGTTCAAGCAGCTGTATCTCTTCTGGAAGATGCAGCTTGTCTGCCTAAACA GGGTGGTGTATATTCTCCAGCAGCtgtcttctgcaaaacaaaactgattgATCGCCTCAACAAACGTGGTATTGAGTTCTCTGTTATTAGCAAGCCTGAAGTCTGA